One window of the Cryptomeria japonica chromosome 7, Sugi_1.0, whole genome shotgun sequence genome contains the following:
- the LOC131856447 gene encoding secoisolariciresinol dehydrogenase-like, translated as MDIHEMYLRGGISMRKFWSSGSNGIGAATARKFVAEGAYVYIANINKEGGVKVCQELDGNASFVKCDVAIETHVKGVIDRAIEEKGCLDIMMNNAGMLHAHGNSITQVSVETWERVMVVNVTGAMVGMKHATRVMIPCNSSSILFNCSVLGLMKTDNASHGYMASKNALLEFDEEWCSGVGKGRNMCECCVILWDCDKDD; from the exons ATGGATATTCATGAAATGTATTTGCGTGGAGGCATATCGATGAGGAAATTTTGGTCAA GTGGATCAAATGGTATAGGTGCAGCCACGGCTAGGAAATTCGTGGCAGAAGGTGCTTATGTGTACATTGCTAACATCAATAAAGAGGGAGGGGTTAAAGTTTGTCAAGAGCTCGATGGGAATGCTTCATTTGTGAAGTGTGATGTGGCAATAGAGACCCATGTGAAAGGGGTCATAGATCGAGCGATAGAGGAGAAGGGGTGTCTAGATATCATGATGAACAATGCGGGTATGTTGCATGCTCATGGTAATTCCATCACACAAGTCTCTGTTGAGACTTGGGAAAGAGTGATGGTTGTGAATGTTACGGGAGCTATGGTAGGAATGAAGCATGCTACAAGGGTCATGATTCCATGCAACTCTAGTTCCATACTCTTCAATTGCAGTGTTTTGGGACTGATGAAGACTGATAATGCCTCTCATGGTTACATGGCTTCCAAGAATGCTTTGTTGGAGTTTGATGAAGAGTGGTGCAGTGGAGTTGGCAAAGGAAGGAATATGTGTGAATGTTGTGTCATCCTTTGGGATTGTGACAAAGATGATTGA